In Vreelandella piezotolerans, one genomic interval encodes:
- a CDS encoding metal-sensing transcriptional repressor: MTSHTHQTHPEIIKRLNRARGHLQSVTNMIEDERPCLEIAQQLHAVEKAIQQAKKTLVQDHIDHCMEAAIGPLTALQREYVKDFKAIARYL; encoded by the coding sequence ATGACATCGCATACGCACCAGACACACCCAGAGATTATCAAGCGGCTTAACCGGGCACGCGGCCACCTGCAAAGCGTGACCAACATGATAGAAGACGAGCGGCCCTGCCTAGAGATCGCCCAGCAGCTCCACGCCGTAGAAAAAGCCATTCAGCAAGCCAAAAAAACCTTGGTCCAGGACCATATCGACCACTGCATGGAGGCGGCCATCGGCCCGTTGACGGCGTTACAGCGCGAATACGTCAAAGACTTTAAAGCGATTGCACGCTATCTCTAG
- a CDS encoding MFS transporter, protein MFQVLGHRVYRHLFMAQVIALIGTGLTTVALALLAHELAAGQAGVVLGTALAIKMVAYVIIAPLVGAYAARLPRRALLISLDLIRGTVVCALPFVSRIEHIYLLIFLLNACSAGFTPVFQATIPDILKKEADYTQALSLSRLAYDLENLLSPVVAAALLTLLSFNVLFVLNALAFVGSAALVASVALPAACLKADAPTVWKRITYGLRVYLQTPRLRGLLALSLAVSAAGAMQIVNTVVYVRSSLGLGERDVAIAFAAAGAGSMLVALLLPKILGRVTIRATMLVGGGLLTLGLYLGLLTPAYLELLGLWAMLGAGAALILTPSGHLLKQSCLAEERPALFAAQFSLSHACWLVTYPLAGWLGATIGVAYTFAVLGSVALLACVAAVITWPSHDPERTQPAASSLRP, encoded by the coding sequence ATGTTTCAAGTGCTTGGTCATCGGGTTTACCGACATCTCTTCATGGCCCAGGTTATCGCTCTTATCGGCACAGGGCTGACCACGGTGGCTCTCGCCCTGCTGGCGCACGAACTTGCCGCTGGCCAAGCTGGGGTTGTACTGGGAACGGCGCTGGCGATCAAAATGGTGGCCTATGTCATCATTGCGCCCTTGGTGGGTGCTTATGCGGCGCGGCTGCCGCGCCGCGCTCTGCTGATCAGCCTGGACCTGATACGCGGCACCGTAGTGTGCGCACTTCCCTTTGTTAGCCGCATAGAGCACATCTACCTGCTGATTTTTTTACTCAATGCCTGTTCTGCTGGCTTCACGCCGGTGTTCCAAGCCACCATTCCAGATATCTTGAAAAAAGAAGCCGACTACACCCAGGCGCTATCGCTGTCTCGTTTGGCATACGATTTAGAGAATCTGCTAAGCCCCGTAGTTGCCGCCGCGTTACTCACATTGCTCAGTTTTAATGTGCTGTTTGTGCTTAATGCACTGGCGTTTGTTGGCTCAGCGGCACTGGTGGCCTCGGTGGCATTGCCCGCCGCTTGTCTTAAGGCGGATGCTCCCACAGTCTGGAAGCGTATCACTTATGGCCTACGCGTTTACCTTCAAACGCCACGTTTGAGAGGGCTTTTAGCATTAAGTCTGGCGGTTTCTGCTGCTGGTGCCATGCAAATCGTTAACACTGTGGTATACGTGCGCTCGTCGCTTGGGCTGGGTGAACGCGACGTTGCCATTGCCTTCGCGGCGGCAGGCGCAGGCTCCATGTTGGTGGCACTGCTGCTACCCAAAATCCTGGGGCGTGTGACCATACGCGCCACAATGTTGGTAGGGGGCGGGTTACTCACGCTGGGGCTTTACTTAGGCTTACTGACCCCGGCCTACCTGGAGCTACTTGGCCTGTGGGCGATGCTCGGCGCTGGCGCGGCGCTGATCCTGACCCCCTCAGGGCATTTGCTGAAACAGTCATGCCTGGCCGAGGAGCGTCCGGCGTTATTTGCTGCTCAGTTCTCGTTATCGCATGCCTGCTGGCTTGTAACCTACCCGCTCGCGGGCTGGCTGGGCGCCACTATCGGTGTCGCCTATACCTTTGCTGTTTTGGGTAGCGTAGCGTTATTAGCATGCGTGGCCGCCGTGATTACTTGGCCATCTCATGACCCTGAAAGGACACAGCCTGCCGCGTCGTCTTTGCGGCCTTAA